The following is a genomic window from bacterium.
GTGGTGGTGGCTTCGGCGGTAGAGGCGGCGGTAGAGGTGGCAGAGATGGTGGCAGAGGTGGCAGCAGAGGCGGCAGAGGCGGAAGCAGAGACAGCGGCAGAGGTGGAAGATAATTATTTCCGATAAAGCCTGATTAAATAGAATTTTACTAATGGGCAGATTGACGACGAGTCAGTCTGCCCATTTTTTATTTTACTTGTTGGGTAAGATTTTATAAACAAAAATTACAGCGATTGGGACGCTGTAATTAATCGAATTTTATGTAAGTTTGCGCTTTTTTAAGTCTTTTCCCGGGCTTGCCTAAATCTTCTATACTTCTTATTTTTGAGCCTTCTTCTCGGGCTTGAAGAATCAAATCTGATGTAATCAATCCAAAACCGGGAACACGAAGAAGTTCATATTTGTTCGCTTTATTAATATTGACGGGAAAGAACTCAGGATGATTATTTGCCCAAACTTCTTTCGGGTCGGCAATAAGCGAGAGATTTCCTGTCGGGTCAAAAGGAATCTCATCTTCCCTGAAATTATATTTTCGTACCAGCCAGTCCACCTGATACAAACGATGTTCCCTTGTTAAAATCTCATCGTTTGTGTGCGGGGACAGTTCGCCGGGAAGGTCGGGTTTGCCGAGTCCTCGTTGGTATGCGCTGAAATAAACGCGATTAAGGTTTAATTTTTTATATAATCCCCAGGAATATTTTACGATTTCCTTATCGGTTTCATCGGATGCGCCGACGATAAACTGTGTTGTTTGAGAGACTCTGCTGTAACGCGAGCCTTTTTCCGTTAATTTGCTAATCAACTGCATTGGATGAATAATATCTTTTATGTAATTTTTCTTTGTGCTTAGGTTGGAAAAATGTTTTTCGCCTGCCGTTTCTATATTAACGGAAACGGCATTTGCAAGTGCCACGGAATGTTTTATCGCTTCATCCGAAGCTCCCGGGATAACTTTTAAGTGTATATATCCTCTGAATCCTTGTTTTCTTAATATGGAAGCA
Proteins encoded in this region:
- a CDS encoding radical SAM protein, with the translated sequence MAFINKTPDTREKLQILSQDSQYDLACACSMQDADRRHRSKDDKWVYPVVLPDRREVLLFKTLISNVCANDCKYCPLREENDQRRCAIPPEELAKVFLEYYNAGRVMGLFLSSGVIGTPDNTMLRINETASILRKQGFRGYIHLKVIPGASDEAIKHSVALANAVSVNIETAGEKHFSNLSTKKNYIKDIIHPMQLISKLTEKGSRYSRVSQTTQFIVGASDETDKEIVKYSWGLYKKLNLNRVYFSAYQRGLGKPDLPGELSPHTNDEILTREHRLYQVDWLVRKYNFREDEIPFDPTGNLSLIADPKEVWANNHPEFFPVNINKANKYELLRVPGFGLITSDLILQAREEGSKIRSIEDLGKPGKRLKKAQTYIKFD